CTCGACGTACTTGCCTATTATATCGGTCTCTATATTCACCTTTGTACCCGCACGCTTCTCGGAGAGCGTGGTGTTCTCGATGGTGTGCGGGATGATGACGGTTCTAAAACCCTTATCCGTAAGCACGGCCACGGTGAGGCTTATGCCGTCCATCGCAACCGAGCCTTTCCGGACGAGCTGCGGCAGAAACTCCCGGGGGACGCTAACCTCTATGTCGAGGTTCTCCCCCTTTTCTGCCTTTCTCTCGACCGTGCCCACGCAGTCCACGTGGCCGGTTACGATATGCCCTCCGAGCGGCTTTGAAAGTGTCAGGGCCAGCTCGAGGTTCACCCTCTCTCCGGGCCCGGCCGAGCCAAGGGTCGTAAGTTTTAGCGTCTCGTCCGAGACGTCGGCGCTGAAGGTGTTGCCCTTAAGCGCCACGACCGTCAGGCAGGCTCCGCTGACCGCGATACTGTCGCCCACGGCCACCCCGCCGAGGTCAAGGGCGGTCTCAACCGTTATTCTACCAGATGTGCCCTTTTTTTCAACAGTTTTTACGGTCCCGATGGCTTCTATTATACCTGTGAACATTTTTTCCCGGTCATCAAAACTACGCGGTTAAAGAGCCCTCATCTAAATATTCAACTCCAGAGCTCAACGGCAGGCAGTTAGCTTCCCCTCTACCAGTATATCCCGCCCTATTTTCTTCATCTCAAGCCCTTTCAGGCTGATTCCCCCGGCGATCTTCCGAATCCCCATCTCCCCCACTGCCGGGATGGCGTCACCGCCGAGCAGCATAGGAGAAAGAAAAAATAGCACCTTATCCACAACCCCGGCCTTTATC
This portion of the Thermodesulfobacteriota bacterium genome encodes:
- a CDS encoding riboflavin synthase, coding for MFTGIIEAIGTVKTVEKKGTSGRITVETALDLGGVAVGDSIAVSGACLTVVALKGNTFSADVSDETLKLTTLGSAGPGERVNLELALTLSKPLGGHIVTGHVDCVGTVERKAEKGENLDIEVSVPREFLPQLVRKGSVAMDGISLTVAVLTDKGFRTVIIPHTIENTTLSEKRAGTKVNIETDIIGKYVERVLKGGGGGGKNITEGFLKEHGFIG
- a CDS encoding dihydrofolate reductase family protein, translated to IKAGVVDKVLFFLSPMLLGGDAIPAVGEMGIRKIAGGISLKGLEMKKIGRDILVEGKLTACR